Part of the Halorhabdus utahensis DSM 12940 genome, GGAGATCGGGGACATCCTGCCCGGCCCCGCCGTCGTCGGCTGGGCCATCGTCGGGAACGCCGTCGGCGGGGGCGTCGTCGGCCGGCGCATCGTCGGCGGGAGCGTCGTCGGCCGGCACGTCACCGCCGCTCTTCTGGACAACGAGCGAGCCAGCTTCCACCGGCGGGCGGATCTGTTCGCCGTTGTCGTTCCGGAAGTCGTGGATGGTGATCGAAAGCGTCGACGCGCCCGGGTCGGTTCCTGTCAGCGTCAGTTGCCCCAGCGAGACGTTCGTCGACACCGGCTGGACTGCCCGACCGAGGTCTGCCGCCCGGAAGGTCACCGTATCGTTGGTACTGGCGCGGATCTGGAACGCGCTGATGTCACCGGGCTCGACCGACTCGATGTTGCCGACCGTCTCGTTTTCGACCCCGACCGTGAGATTGTACCGCTGGACGCCGTTCGGTGCATCCGCGAGCGTCACGTCGACCTGGGTGCGTTCGTCGACAGCGATGGTTCGTTCGCCAACCGTCAGCGTCCCTGCCGCGGCGGCAACGCCGACGGCGGCGGTCAATACCAGGGCGATTCCAGTGAGGATTGCAATGTCTGTTGTGGTGTCGTATTGCATAGCGTGTGTGAAACGGAAAGATGGTGGTTGGCGAACGATACGTGGACGGCTCGCCTAGACCTGGAAGGCGAGTTCGATCGCGTCCGCGAAGGTCACCTCGCCGTCACCGTCGAAGTCGAGCGCGGCCTGCTGCTCGGCCGACAGGGCGTCGTAATCGACGAACGCCAGCGAGATGGCGTCGGTGAAGTCGACCTCACCGTCCCCGTCGATATCCTCGAAGAGGCCATCGTCGTCCGGATCAAGCGGCGGATCGTCGGCCGCCGCACCCGGGAGCGGGTTCTCGAACAGCAGGTCCAGTTCGAGACTGAGACGACTCTGATTTATCGGATCACCGTTGTCGTCGACCAGTCCGTGGATCTCGAGGGACAGTTCGTCCGCTTCGACCGGCCCGGTAAACTCGAAGGAGGTGAGTTTCCGCTGCTCCTCGAAGGACCCGATCGTCTCACCGAGGTCGGCAACCCGGAACGAAAGCGTGGTATTCGTCCGCTCCAGCACCTGCACGGTGTCCGGTGGAAGCAGGTGTGCCCTGAGCTGGTCGTGCGTTCCACTTGCCTCATCGGCAATGTTGATCGTCACATTGTAGGACTGCAGGCCGTTGGGCGCACCGTCAAGCAGGAGTTCGGCCTCGTTGGAGGTCTGCTCGACCAGCTCGTCGAGTTCAAGGTCGAGTGTCGTCGTGTTGTCGGGTCTGACGACTGCCGTCGTAAAGGTCGGTTTGTACTCCTCGGCACTGGCGACCACGTTGTACGGGCCAGGTAGGAGTCCCGAGAGTGTGTAGGTCCCGTTCGCATCAGTCGTGGCCGAGACGTCCGGGCCACCGACGGCGACGGTCGCGTTCTCGATCGGCAAGCCCGTGTCGTCGTCGACTACCGTCCCGGTGATCGTCCCGTTTTGGGGTGGTGGCGTCTGGACGGTGATCGTCGTCGGTGCGAGGTCATTGACCGCGACGGTGTGGGGACCGGGCGTCCCGAAACTCGTCTGGAAGGTCGTGTTCGTCGTCGCATTGGCACCCACCGAGACGTTGCGGGTCTCGGCAGTCTGGTTGTCGACGATAAACGCGACCGTCGCGTTGGCCGCACTCGACCCGACGTTTTCGACTGTCGCCGTGACGCTTACCGACTCTCCGACGTCGACGGTCGTGTTCCCGACGCTATAATCCGTCACCGAGACGTTGCCGGCGGCGTTCCCGGCATTGCTCTGGGCCGCGACGAAACCAGCTCCGCCGCTGATGACACTGAAAAGCACTACCACTGACAATGTAAGGGCCTTGAGTTTGTCGTTCATTGTGGCTCCCCCCTGTCGTGGATACGCGCGTTTGTCCGCACTATTCGGCCGCCAGCGGGGCTGGCGACACCGGTATATCGTGACTTGTTGTTCGTGATTCGCATGCGTCTGTGGACGTCCGCAGTAACTGGCTAGCTGTGCACGGTGACTGCCCCACCTTCGAAATATGGCCGCACGGAGACCGTGAGGGGGGACGTAGGCTGGATGTTGGCTGGTTTTCGTGTCGTTGGATGAACACCTCGTTCAGATGTCGCCACTGGGGGCGGCCCGATAAATCCGGACTCCCGTTGCGACTGTTCCATCTGTTTCATTTATATCAGGTCTGTCGTACTGACTGTTCAGCGCATTCACAAACTTCTCCGTCATGCGATTTTTATTAGTTATAGTTGATACTTACTTTATCCGGTGGCTTCGGCGAGTCGCTACCGTAGGTATTAGTGTCATCGTACCGTACGTTTCAACGAAAACTCGTGTCTCCTCCGTCTGGTCGTGGCGATCGCTCGTGGCGGTTCAGTAGGCCACCAGTGACGAAGCGCCAACACGGCGGTGGTGTCTCCCACACAGGACAGCAGCTCCCGACGATCGCACCCATGCGTGATCTGGCCGAGACTGCCGTTGTCGTTTGCCTTCTCCTGTCTAGCGTGGCGTTTACCGGTGTTCACGCCGCACCTGCTGGAGTGACAGTCGAGGACTTCGCGTACTCAGGGCCCGGAAGCGTTCCACTCGAGGACGGGTTGTTCCTGTGGCAATCCTCGTCCCACGAATTCACGGTGACGGTCTCGACGACGGTGACCGTCGAGGCCGACGTGTGTCTGGTTGCCTCGTTGTCCGGGGTTGCTGACCGGCGGAACCTGACCTGCAAAGCAGTATCGTTACGGCGCGGCGTCACCGAACGGACGTCGTTATCGGTCAGTTCCTGGCCCGTCGACGTACACGGGGTGCAGTCGGTTGGCGTCGTCTTCAGCACCGAAAACGGGTCGACGATATCGTCCACTTCGTCCGTGACGGTTACCGTGTTGCAGGCGAACGCGTCGCTCGACAATGACAGCCTGACCGACGAGCGAGAGGTCGCCCTCGGGACCGATCCGACCGTCGCGGACACGGACGGCGACGGACTCGACGACGGACGGGAGGTCGAAATCCACGATACCGCCCCCACGAACCCGGATACAGACGGTGACGGGCTGGTTGACGGTTCAGAGGTGACCGTCTACGGCACTGATCCCACCGATCCCGATACTGACGACGACGGATTGGCCGACGTGGACGAACTGCTGGCGGACACGAGTCCGACGACCCCCGACACCGACGGTGACGGACTGACAGACGGCATGGAACTCGACACGTACGGGACCGATCCGACCGTCGCGGACACGGACGGCGACGGCCTCGACGACGATCTCGAATGCGCCGAATACCTGACGGACCCGACAAACTCGGACTCCGACGACGACGGCCTCGGGGATGCACTCGAGATCCGCACGTACGACACCGACCCGAGAGGGGCCGACACGGACGGCGACGGTCTCGACGACGGCGTCGAAGTCGGTGCGTACGGCACTGACCCGACTGTAGCCGACACGGACGGCGACGGCCTCGATGACGGTGCGGAAATCAACCGTTTCGGGACCGACCCGACCGTCGCGGACACGGACGACGACGGCCTCGACGACGGTGCGGAAGTCACTCGTTTCAACACTGACCCCACGAGTGCCGACACGGAGGGGGATGGGCTCGACGACGGTGCGGAAGTCAACCGTTTCGGCACCGACCCAACGAGCGCTGATACGGACGGCGACGGCGAGGGTGATGCCGCCGAGGTGTCTACCGGCATCTTCGGCCTGTCGTGGGTACCGGTCGAGGGCCTGCTGGTTGTCGGGCTGACGCTCGCCGGTGGGATTCTGGTACTGTCCGCCCGGTCTTCGTTCGCCATCCCCTTCGATCATCGACGAACCGATACGTCCCCGGAAGACGACAGTCCCGATCACACGAAACAGGGGCTGGATCCGGGTGGATCTCACGCGAGCGATAGAGACGTGGATGCATCCTCGGAGAGAGATCTGGACGCGAGTGCGGATCCCCTGGAGGAGGCCCCAGGGGGTGCGGATCCATCGAAGGACGAGACGGAGGCGGGTGATGGGCTGGCAGAAACCGACACGGACGATGAGAGTGCTCCGGCGATGGAGGGTCGCGAAGACGCCACGCGGGGGGATTCAACAACTGGGGCGGACAGTGCTGGCCCGGTCGAGGAACACGCCGAGGAGACGGCGTCGGTACCGCCGGCGTTTCTCTCGAACACGGAGCGGGTGCTGGCGTTGCTTCGGGACAACGACGGGCAGATGCGACAGTCCGCGATCGTCGACGCGACGGACTGGTCGAAATCGAAGGTGAGCCGCGTCCTCTCGGAGATGGACGAGGAGGGCCAGGTCGTGAAGGTGGACATCGGGCGGAGCAACCTCATCGTCCATCCCGAGAACCTGCCGGACGGTGCCAAACCACCGTTCGAGGAGTGATCGGTCTGCGTTCGATTCGCTCACATATCCCGGCCACTCAATCCGCCGCCCGGTTGGGCCGTTTGGCCCGTTCCACGCTCCGATCGTCGGCGCGCTCCGCCAGGGAGACTTTCAGGATCGACTTCGCGATGGCGGCCCCGCCCGAGAGCGGGGACAGCGTCGTCTCGCCGATCCGCTCGCGGTAATCGATCGGGATCTCCGTGACGCGATAGCCGCGCACGACCGGTCGAAGGAGCAGCTCGGCCGATAGCCCGGTGTTTTCCGTCCACTCGATGGCTTCGATCACTTCGCGACGGTAGGCCCGCATCCCGGTGGTCGTGTCGTGGAGGCGCTCGCCGACCAGCGCACTCGCAAGCCACGCGAAGGCGTGGTTTCCGAACCGATTGAACGCCGGCATCGTCTCGGCACCACTCGAGAGGCGGTCGCCGCTGACCACGTCGTAGCCGTCGTTGATCGCGTCCAGAAAGTCCGGGAGGCGTTCCATCGGGTAGGTATCGTCGCAGTCGGTCGTGACGATCACCGGCCGGTCGGGCGTCGTGATCGCCGTCTGTACTGCCACGCCGTAGCCCTGTGGCTCCTGTTCGATCACGCGCGCGCCGTGCTCGCGAGCGACTTCGGCCGTCCCGTCGCTGGAACTGTCGACACAGACCACTTCGGCCTGGCCGTCGGTCACCCGCTTGATGTCTTTGAGCACGGTCCCGACCGCCTCGGCCTCGTTGTACGTCCCCATCACGACGCTGACGTCCGCGAACGTGTACGTGCCGTCCCCGCTGGCTTCCTCATCGCTCATTACGCCACTGTTCGTCCGGGGATACTTGAGGCTTTAGGTTGGCCTAAAGAAGGCGTTTGTTAGCGACCCGTCCGCTACACCGGCGAGTTCAGCGCGCCGAAGTACACCTGCCAGGCCAGCAGTGACTTGGCCACGAGACTCAACACGATGTAGCCGACTTCGCCGAAGCGGTAGTCCTTCCACTTCCAGATGCCCCGGTACTGCAACAGCATGTTGATCGCAAAGAGGTTGAACAGGACAAAGAGTGAGACGTAGATCACGATCACGAAGTCCGGCGGGCTCCCCTCGCCGAAAGTGAAGGTGCCGATGATGGTGACGGCAATCGCGATCCAGGGGACGATCCCGGCCAGCGAACCGACGACGAAGGCGCTCCAGTCGGTCTCCTCGGTCAGGCGGTTGTGCCGTTCCATGAGGAGGCCACAGAGGTTCATCACGGCGACCAGGCCGAACAGCGCGATCAGCGTGCCCAGGTCCCAGACCCCGGCGAGCATCGCGATCAGGACGATCATCAGCGACGCGCTGACGGCGTACTCGTACCATCTGTAGGGGTTCATCCCCTGCTCCAGATAGGCGACGTACCGATCGTACAGTACCGTCGAAATCAATGCGTGTGCGATCGCGGAGATGAACAGGAACCCGGCGGCCAGGTACGCCAGTTCGATCGTCCCGATCGATTTCATGACGGGCGAGAGGGTCTCGGTAGTCGTATCGAACTCCTGGTAGACGGCCGTGACCGTCCACTCCCGGGAGGAACTCAGATACACCATCAGTGCGCCTTGCAGGAAGTGCACCACGGCCATCGCCGCGTTGAACCGTCGGAGATTCCAATCGCTGGTGTTTGTCTTGGCCATACCCGTTCGTCTCATCGAACTATAATGATTCTTTGCCCGACTGTCCGGTCTCTGTGCCGGCCAGGAAATCCCGGCACGTGCCAGGGGTGGCCTGATTCGGCTGGTGAGAGCTGACGAGTCGTCGCCGATAGCTTCCCTGAGGGGGTTATCAATTCTGATTCGTCGAGGGGGACACTCAAGTCCACGTTTCTCCCCATCACATATAATGAACAGTGCTCGAACTGACGACGAGAATCGTGTGGTGCCGGACGATCCGGATCTCCTCTTGCAGCTGACGGAGTATACGGACGACTCGTTGTGGATGTTCTCGCCGGACTGGAAGGAGGTGATCTTCGCCAATTCGCGGTACGAGGACATCTTTGGCGAACCGCTTTCGACACTCGAGGACGACCCGAGGAGTTTCCTCGAAGCCGTCCATCCTGACGACCGCGACAGTGTCGTTGCTGCGATGGAAGAGTTGTCCGGTGGCGAACCCGCCGATCTGGAGTTTCGGGTCGACCCGGCGGACAACTACGAAACCTGGGTGTGGGTGCAGGCACAGCCGGTGTATGACGACTCGGGGGAGATAGCTGCCCTCGCCGGGTACACCCGTGACATCACGCGCCGGAAGGAATACCAGCGGGAACTCGAACACCACCGGGAGGCCCTGGAGAAATCTAACGAGAGCCTCCGGGAGTTTGCCTACATCGCTTCCCACGACCTTCAGGAACCACTTCGAATGGTGTCGAGCTACGTCGACCTGCTCGAACGGGAATACGGCGACCAGTTCGACGACGAGGCCGAGGAGTACATGGAATTCGCCGTCAACGGCGCAAAGCGGATGAAGCGGATGATCAACTCGCTGCTGGAGTACTCCCGCGTCCACACCCAGGCCGAGGAGTTCGACGAGGTCGACGCCGCCGAGGTGTTCGAAAGCGCCCGCCAGGACCTGGAGCTGCTGATCGCCGACCACAGTGCCGAGATCACGGTCGGGGATCTGCCGACCGCCAGCGCCGACCGCGATCAGCTCGGCCAGGTCTTCCAGAACCTCCTCAAGAATTCGATCGAACACGCCGGCGAAGACGGAACGCCACAGATCGACGTGACGGTCACCGACCGCCCGGAGGCCTACGAGTTCGCCGTCGCGGACAACGGGCCGGGGATCCCGGCCGACGAACAGGACGACGTCTTCGATATCTTCAGGCAAGGGGCGAACGCCGAGGCCGGCAACACCGGGATCGGGCTGGCGATCACCCGCCGGATCGTGCAACGCCACGGCGGCGAGATCTGGATCGAATCGGAGCCCGGCGAGGGCGCGGCGTTCAAATTCACCATCCCCAAGGGACTGAACGTCGCCGAATCGGAGGGTGTCGACCATGAGTGAGACCGGCCAACCGGTCGAGATCCTCCTCGCCGAGGACAACCCGGGTGACGCCAAACTCACGCAAAAGGCCTTCGAGGAGGGGAACATCCTCAACAACCTGCACATCGTCGAAAACGGTGTCGAGGCGATGGACTTCCTCAAACAGCGAGGCGACTACGAGGACAAGGCCCGGCCCGACCTCGTCCTCCTGGACCTCAACATGCCGAAAAAAGATGGCTGGGACGTCCTCGAAGAGATCAACGATGACCCGGAACTGCGCCGGATCCCCGTGATCGTGCTCACGAGTTCCGAAGCCGAGTCGGACATCGTGAAATCCTACGAGCTTCAGGCCAACGCCTATCTGAGCAAACCCGTCGATTACTCGGGGTTCATGGACGTCGTCCGGAGTCTCGAGGAGTTCTGGCTGTCAGTCGTCAAGATGCCCCCGAAGTGACCCATGTCCGACGCAGGCACATCGATCGACGTCCTGTTGATCGAGGACAATCCCGGCGACGCCCGCCTCGTCGAGCACCATCTCAACGAATCCCACGTGGCCGACATCGTCGGCGACGTCACCCTCGAACACGAGGAGACGCTCGCCGAGGGGCTCCGGGCGATCGAAGCCGGCCGACACGACATTCTGTTTCTCGATCTAGGGTTGCCCGAGAGTACCGGGCTGGCGACGCTTGGGGCCGTCCAGGACGAGGACCCCCGCGTTCCGATCGTCGTGCTCACCGGCCTGGACGATCGGGAGACCGCCGTCACGGCGATCCAACGCGGGGCCCAGGACTACCTGCTGAAGGACGACCTCGACGCGGACGATCTCGCCCGGTCGCTGCGCTACGCGGTCGAGCGACACCGGCAGGAAGCCCAGCTTCGCCTCCAGAACGAGCGTTTAGAGGAGTTCACCAGCGTCGTCTCCCACGACCTGCGAAACCCGCTCAACGTCGCCCACGCCCGGGTGAACATCCTGCGGGACGAGGCCGACAACGACCACCTCGAGACCGCCTCGCGGGCGCTCGATCGGATGGAGGCCCTAATCGAGGACCTCCTGACGCTGGCCCAGCAGGGCCGGGCCATCGACGACCTGTCGACCGTCCGCCTCGACGTCGTCGCCGAGGACTGCAGGGAGAACGTCGACACGTCGGACGCGGACGTGATCGTCGACACTGACGCGACCGTCCGTGCCGACGGGAGTCGCCTGCAGGAACTCCTCGGCAACCTCCTCAGAAACTCGATCGAGCACGGCGGGGCAGCCGTGACGATCACGCTCGGCGACCTCGCCGACGGGTTCTACGTGGCGGACGACGGCCCCGGCATCTCCGCTGACGACCGCGAGCAGGTGTTCGAGATGGGGTACTCGACCTCCGAGGGTGGGACGGGGTTCGGTCTCATGATCGTCGAGGGGATCGCCGAAGCCCACGGCTGGGACGTCCGCGTGACCGAAAGCGAGGCCGGCGGGGCGCGGTTCGAGATCACCAGCGTCGACGTGCACTGACTCCGTCACCCATCACGTCACAGCACACTCTCGAGGTGGTCGACAGTCCGCAACGCGAGCGCGGCGATGGTTAGCGTCGGGTTCATCGCGCCGCCGGTCGGGAAGACGCTCGATCCCGCGAGCCAGAGGTTCGCGAGGTCGTGAGTTTGCCCTCGGGCGTCGACGACGCTCCCGTCCGGATCGGTTCCCATCCGCGTCGTGCCCATGTGATGGAACGCCGGCCCGGTATTCTCGGGGCCGATCTGCCAGGTGATCTCCGCGTCGAGTTCCGCAAGGATCGTTTCCTGGATCGCGTTGGCTCGCCGGAGCGTCCGCCGGGTGCGATCGTCGAGCCCCCAGTGGATCTCCGGGACGGGATTGCCGTGGTCGTCGGTCCGCGAGGGGTCGAGGCCGACGTAGTTCTCTCTGCGCGGCGTCTGCTCGACAAGGGCTCCCACTGTGAGGTGGCTGCCATACGTGTCACTGATCCGCTCCCGTAGTCCATCACCCCACCCGCCGTCGGACAGTGCAACTCCAACGGGTGAGGGGCCGCCGTAGTTGCGGAATTCGAGTTTGATCGGCCCGAGATCGTCCGCGCCGGCGTCAGCCGCAGGGATTCCCCGGTCCGTTCCGGCCGCCGGCTCGTCGTAGAACTGGTGGGATTCGGTGGTGTTGAACCCGACGTGGTGCTGGCGGGTCTCCCGGTCGATCACGCCGCTCGTGCCCGCAAACAGGTGCTCGTGGAAGTACCGCCCGACGAGCCCGCTCGAATTCGCCAGGCCGTCGGGGTACTGCGGTGACTCCGACAGCAGGAGGAGTCGGGGCGTCTCGACGCCGCCGGCCGCGAGGACGAACTCCCGCGCCTCCTGGCGGTGCGTCTCGCCATCGGGCGTGGCATAGACAGCTGCCGTGACCCGCTCGCCCGCGTCGTCGTGTTCGAGGCGCTGGACGGGGACCCGGTCGATCACTCGCGCGCCCGCTTTCTCGGCCTTCTCGACGTGGCTGGTGGCGTCGTACTTCGCGCCGGAGGGACAGACGGGCTGGCAGGTGCCATAGCCCACACAGGCCGACCGGCCGTCGTAGCCCTCGGAATTGCGGGCGTTGGGTACCGAGTGAGTGGTAATTCCCAGGGCCTCACAGGCCTCGGCGAAGATCGAGTCGCTGTGAGAGGGGTCGAACGCCGGCATCGGATGGGGCTGCTCGCGCGGGGGTTCGAAGGGGTTGTCGCTCGCGCCGGCCACCCCTAGCGCCGCCTCGGCCTCGGCGTAATAGGGCCGGAGGTCGTCGTACGCGATCGGCCAGTCGGCGGCGACACCGTCCCGCGACGCGACCGCGAAGTCGCGTTCGTGGAGCCGCATCACCATCCCCTGCCAGTGCAGTGTCGACCCGCCGACCCCTTTCACGCGGGTGTGGTTGAGTGGATAGTGTCGATCGCCACTCGACGTGAAGGCGTCGCGCTCCCCGCCCATCCCCCAGATATCGGGCCGGCCGTGGGCCGGGCGCAGGGCGTCCTCCATCTGTTCGATTCGCTGCTCGGGGTCGAATCGCGGGCCAGCCTCCAAAACGGTCACTTCGTGGCCACCGGCGGCCAGTCGATGGGCGATCAGCGCGCCGGCCGGTCCTGCCCCGATCACGCAGACGTCAACCCCGTCGCTCGGCGTGCGATCGGCGCTCACGACTCCGGCCCCCGTTGATAACTCGCGAGTCCGCCCGGGTGACCCGGGGGATTCTCGATCCCGACCAACTCGCCGCCGGTCGGTGAGGCGTACAGCGCGAGCAACAGGTCGTTGATCACGAAATAGCGCAGGCGCTCGGTGTCCCCTCCATTCGGATCGGGATCGGCCTTCTCGGCCCCCATCCGCCGGAGTGCCTCGTCGCGCTCGTCGGGCGACAGCGCCGCGAAGTCGCTCTCGTACCACGCCTGACAGTACTCGTCGAGGTAGGCCACGGCGTCGGCG contains:
- a CDS encoding carboxypeptidase regulatory-like domain-containing protein, producing the protein MNDKLKALTLSVVVLFSVISGGAGFVAAQSNAGNAAGNVSVTDYSVGNTTVDVGESVSVTATVENVGSSAANATVAFIVDNQTAETRNVSVGANATTNTTFQTSFGTPGPHTVAVNDLAPTTITVQTPPPQNGTITGTVVDDDTGLPIENATVAVGGPDVSATTDANGTYTLSGLLPGPYNVVASAEEYKPTFTTAVVRPDNTTTLDLELDELVEQTSNEAELLLDGAPNGLQSYNVTINIADEASGTHDQLRAHLLPPDTVQVLERTNTTLSFRVADLGETIGSFEEQRKLTSFEFTGPVEADELSLEIHGLVDDNGDPINQSRLSLELDLLFENPLPGAAADDPPLDPDDDGLFEDIDGDGEVDFTDAISLAFVDYDALSAEQQAALDFDGDGEVTFADAIELAFQV
- a CDS encoding helix-turn-helix transcriptional regulator, with amino-acid sequence MTKRQHGGGVSHTGQQLPTIAPMRDLAETAVVVCLLLSSVAFTGVHAAPAGVTVEDFAYSGPGSVPLEDGLFLWQSSSHEFTVTVSTTVTVEADVCLVASLSGVADRRNLTCKAVSLRRGVTERTSLSVSSWPVDVHGVQSVGVVFSTENGSTISSTSSVTVTVLQANASLDNDSLTDEREVALGTDPTVADTDGDGLDDGREVEIHDTAPTNPDTDGDGLVDGSEVTVYGTDPTDPDTDDDGLADVDELLADTSPTTPDTDGDGLTDGMELDTYGTDPTVADTDGDGLDDDLECAEYLTDPTNSDSDDDGLGDALEIRTYDTDPRGADTDGDGLDDGVEVGAYGTDPTVADTDGDGLDDGAEINRFGTDPTVADTDDDGLDDGAEVTRFNTDPTSADTEGDGLDDGAEVNRFGTDPTSADTDGDGEGDAAEVSTGIFGLSWVPVEGLLVVGLTLAGGILVLSARSSFAIPFDHRRTDTSPEDDSPDHTKQGLDPGGSHASDRDVDASSERDLDASADPLEEAPGGADPSKDETEAGDGLAETDTDDESAPAMEGREDATRGDSTTGADSAGPVEEHAEETASVPPAFLSNTERVLALLRDNDGQMRQSAIVDATDWSKSKVSRVLSEMDEEGQVVKVDIGRSNLIVHPENLPDGAKPPFEE
- a CDS encoding dolichyl-phosphate hexose transferase; amino-acid sequence: MSDEEASGDGTYTFADVSVVMGTYNEAEAVGTVLKDIKRVTDGQAEVVCVDSSSDGTAEVAREHGARVIEQEPQGYGVAVQTAITTPDRPVIVTTDCDDTYPMERLPDFLDAINDGYDVVSGDRLSSGAETMPAFNRFGNHAFAWLASALVGERLHDTTTGMRAYRREVIEAIEWTENTGLSAELLLRPVVRGYRVTEIPIDYRERIGETTLSPLSGGAAIAKSILKVSLAERADDRSVERAKRPNRAAD
- the heR gene encoding heliorhodopsin HeR, with protein sequence MAKTNTSDWNLRRFNAAMAVVHFLQGALMVYLSSSREWTVTAVYQEFDTTTETLSPVMKSIGTIELAYLAAGFLFISAIAHALISTVLYDRYVAYLEQGMNPYRWYEYAVSASLMIVLIAMLAGVWDLGTLIALFGLVAVMNLCGLLMERHNRLTEETDWSAFVVGSLAGIVPWIAIAVTIIGTFTFGEGSPPDFVIVIYVSLFVLFNLFAINMLLQYRGIWKWKDYRFGEVGYIVLSLVAKSLLAWQVYFGALNSPV
- a CDS encoding sensor histidine kinase, encoding MNSARTDDENRVVPDDPDLLLQLTEYTDDSLWMFSPDWKEVIFANSRYEDIFGEPLSTLEDDPRSFLEAVHPDDRDSVVAAMEELSGGEPADLEFRVDPADNYETWVWVQAQPVYDDSGEIAALAGYTRDITRRKEYQRELEHHREALEKSNESLREFAYIASHDLQEPLRMVSSYVDLLEREYGDQFDDEAEEYMEFAVNGAKRMKRMINSLLEYSRVHTQAEEFDEVDAAEVFESARQDLELLIADHSAEITVGDLPTASADRDQLGQVFQNLLKNSIEHAGEDGTPQIDVTVTDRPEAYEFAVADNGPGIPADEQDDVFDIFRQGANAEAGNTGIGLAITRRIVQRHGGEIWIESEPGEGAAFKFTIPKGLNVAESEGVDHE
- a CDS encoding response regulator produces the protein MSETGQPVEILLAEDNPGDAKLTQKAFEEGNILNNLHIVENGVEAMDFLKQRGDYEDKARPDLVLLDLNMPKKDGWDVLEEINDDPELRRIPVIVLTSSEAESDIVKSYELQANAYLSKPVDYSGFMDVVRSLEEFWLSVVKMPPK
- a CDS encoding sensor histidine kinase, giving the protein MSDAGTSIDVLLIEDNPGDARLVEHHLNESHVADIVGDVTLEHEETLAEGLRAIEAGRHDILFLDLGLPESTGLATLGAVQDEDPRVPIVVLTGLDDRETAVTAIQRGAQDYLLKDDLDADDLARSLRYAVERHRQEAQLRLQNERLEEFTSVVSHDLRNPLNVAHARVNILRDEADNDHLETASRALDRMEALIEDLLTLAQQGRAIDDLSTVRLDVVAEDCRENVDTSDADVIVDTDATVRADGSRLQELLGNLLRNSIEHGGAAVTITLGDLADGFYVADDGPGISADDREQVFEMGYSTSEGGTGFGLMIVEGIAEAHGWDVRVTESEAGGARFEITSVDVH
- a CDS encoding GMC family oxidoreductase; amino-acid sequence: MSADRTPSDGVDVCVIGAGPAGALIAHRLAAGGHEVTVLEAGPRFDPEQRIEQMEDALRPAHGRPDIWGMGGERDAFTSSGDRHYPLNHTRVKGVGGSTLHWQGMVMRLHERDFAVASRDGVAADWPIAYDDLRPYYAEAEAALGVAGASDNPFEPPREQPHPMPAFDPSHSDSIFAEACEALGITTHSVPNARNSEGYDGRSACVGYGTCQPVCPSGAKYDATSHVEKAEKAGARVIDRVPVQRLEHDDAGERVTAAVYATPDGETHRQEAREFVLAAGGVETPRLLLLSESPQYPDGLANSSGLVGRYFHEHLFAGTSGVIDRETRQHHVGFNTTESHQFYDEPAAGTDRGIPAADAGADDLGPIKLEFRNYGGPSPVGVALSDGGWGDGLRERISDTYGSHLTVGALVEQTPRRENYVGLDPSRTDDHGNPVPEIHWGLDDRTRRTLRRANAIQETILAELDAEITWQIGPENTGPAFHHMGTTRMGTDPDGSVVDARGQTHDLANLWLAGSSVFPTGGAMNPTLTIAALALRTVDHLESVL
- a CDS encoding gluconate 2-dehydrogenase subunit 3 family protein; translated protein: MSHELTRRDAIAALSAVGASLAGCTAPAADDEQADAGEEPSLSDHDRETLSAAAEVLYPDGVTEIEPFVARYAGGRTADRPEHAEGIADAVAYLDEYCQAWYESDFAALSPDERDEALRRMGAEKADPDPNGGDTERLRYFVINDLLLALYASPTGGELVGIENPPGHPGGLASYQRGPES